A genome region from Setaria italica strain Yugu1 chromosome III, Setaria_italica_v2.0, whole genome shotgun sequence includes the following:
- the LOC101779177 gene encoding nuclear pore complex protein NUP1, protein MEPRGYDYGGGTGGKIRRRPPSRAAAASPYARPAPAPAPAASAAAAASASQGGGWFSRIISAGASRLLPSLFPKPPPQLTAPVPPPPEPLEKPPSRDLLLEARSEPLDALPSLLPPPLEDNLPQGEENSGAIANDNLCDPQSSVKEKEEVLRNFDNHCGMDLEELLKQKTFTRTEFEYLAELLWSRTIGSNSLKPEDGSFSKMPMSEQDNGSRHSSLPVDFSITRYSVADQVASPAEIAKAYMGSKSSKGSPLRLRLHDPSSIPIKSTEASMIQKTKPPTIPLLQSSRLHVSKTSGRPESNFTTPNRSAIYKMSSSPYFKSGVSSKDISSTVSSPYQTPSSVHTFGRQVLKRKSSAVNNEIVSVGPVRRMHQRYNRTSPLLETRPGYCRYLGGHGSNVDEGSEQLAQTQKRRCVSRVGDATLGSIDDKVHANSFGQAPAQSAEMAAKILKQLDTLVPAQNENMSELREKHGNAMDARNLISQEKEVSAQSNHLEPSPSEVKDTPASGTEKMVDATSNKSDNKKPSTSLRSQAPNLVLSSKIDRNKMPVPSNGFTFPIQAGLGAHSVAPPTPTLASAPILPVEKQQSSALFRANTSNESHPRILQSVSEEGSMVHKVDNKLNADAKPMPFKNSGQGASFTSNPVFKVVNSKPTSLSNGPGHMSNSTVSALQPSSGSTNSASFQSAGLTISIAALKSTQSSSTGGSFTFPNTSMGSFATSNVFVGTTSRSVAAPSLASSGTGSPSTPFGSSPLFGTASSSASLDKSKALSSSTPFSTSQQVSIASSSAAQDKSKAVGSSNHFGFSQQYGTASSSTSQDISVSQPAVLFGNQNGHLGNSNSQFTQNSVNNLSFVSPEKSENGSSQSFADSQVCSAPLCSGPFNSGTVFPWAAGSASAFAATAPPSTTSLGFGSSQASSASPMLGSKLSTPVPASFGLPNTGSATSLLSPPPSAVFSFPSSTPSIPNPSPTTPFGGPTLQINGGNMAADGNGSPFPTASPFLLPSSSPSTPTFSTPATQFSSSTSSSPGIFGFGQQSQASSGGFSMGPGGGNDKSGRRIIRVKKRK, encoded by the exons ATGGAGCCCCGGGGCTACGActacggcggcggcaccggcggcaagatccgccgccgccctccctcccgcgctgccgccgcctctccctacgcgcgccccgcccccgcccccgcccctgcggcctccgccgcggcggcggcgtcggcttcGCAGGGCGGCGGGTGGTTCTCCCGGATCATTTCCGCCGGCGCCTCGCGCCTCCTCCCTTCCCTGTTCCCGAAGCCACCTCCTCAGCTCACTGCGccggtcccgccgccgccggagccgctcgAGAAGCCGCCGTCGCGCGATCTGCTGCTCGAGGCGCGCTCGGAGCCTCTCGACGCGCTGCCCTCGCTGCTGCCCCCACCGTTAG AGGATAATCTTCCACAAGGTGAAGAAAACAGTGGAGCAATTGCCAATGAT AATCTGTGTGATCCTCAAAGTTCTGTTAAGGAAAAAGAGGAAGTTCTAAGAAATTTTGATAACCATTGTGGTATGGATCTTGAAGAGCTGTTGAAGCAGAAAACTTTCACAAG GACTGAATTTGAATATTTGGCTGAGTTATTATGGTCTAGAACTATTGGATCAAATTCATTGAAGCCTGAAGATGGTAGCTTTAGCAAAATGCCAATGTCTGAGCAGGATAATGGATCTAGACACTCCAGCTTACCAGTTGATTTCTCCATTACAAGATACAGTGTTGCA GATCAAGTTGCCTCGCCAGCCGAAATTGCGAAAGCATATATGGGTTCAAAATCTTCTAAGGGTTCCCCTTTACGCCTTAGATTGCATGATCCCTCCTCTATACCTATCAAATCAACTGAAGCTAGTATGATACAAAAAACTAAACCTCCCACAATACCTCTTCTCCAAAGCTCAAGATTACATGTTTCCAAAACTTCTGGTCGTCCTGAAAGTAACTTTACAACTCCGAATCGATCAGCAATCTACAAAATGTCATCATCTCCTTATTTTAAG AGTGGTGTTTCATCGAAGGATATATCAAGTACTGTATCTTCACCTTATCAGACCCCCAGTAGTGTCCATACTTTTGGCAGGCAG GTCTTGAAGAGGAAGAGTAGTGCTGTCAACAATGAGATTGTATCTGTTGGTCCTGTGCGCAGAATGCATCAAAGATATAACAGAACATCACCGCTGTTGGAAACACGGCCAGGTTACTGTAGATATCTTGGGGGCCATGGAAGCAATGTTGATGAAGGTTCTGAGCAACTGGCACAGACTCAGAAGCGTCGTTGTGTGAGTAGAGTTGGTGATGCAACTCTTGGCAGCATAGATGACAAAGTTCACGCAAACAGTTTTGGTCAGGCTCCAGCGCAGTCAGCTGAGATGGCTGCTAAGATACTGAAGCAGCTTGACACATTAGTTCCTGCGCAAAATGAAAACATGTCAGAATTAAGGGAGAAACATGGGAATGCTATGGATGCCAGAAATCTTATTTCTCAAGAAAAGGAAGTATCAGCCCAGAGTAATCATTTGGAACCCTCGCCATCAGAGGTTAAGGATACCCCAGCTTCAGGGACTGAAAAGATGGTTGATGCTACATCAAACAAGTCTGATAATAAAAAGCCTTCAACATCTTTGAGAAGCCAGGCTCCTAATCTGGTATTATCCAGTAAAATTGACAGAAACAAAATGCCAGTTCCATCGAATGGCTTCACCTTCCCTATCCAAGCAGGCCTTGGTGCTCACTCTGTGGCTCCTCCAACACCTACATTGGCATCTGCGCCTATACTACCTGTTGAGAAGCAGCAATCTTCAGCACTATTCCGTGCTAATACTTCCAACGAAAGCCATCCCAG AATTTTGCAATCAGTTTCTGAAGAAGGATCAATGGTGCATAAAGTCGATAACAAACTAAATGCAGATGCGAAACCAATGCCTTTTAAGAATTCTGGGCAAGGTGCATCTTTCACGAGTAACCCTGTGTTTAAGGTTGTCAATTCGAAGCCTACATCCTTAAGCAATGGCCCTGGGCATATGTCAAACTCTACTGTCTCAGCTCTACAGCCTTCTAGTGGATCAACGAACTCTGCTTCATTTCAGTCTGCTGGCTTGACCATCTCCATTGCAGCTTTAAAGTCTACACAGAGTAGTTCAACTGGAGGCAGTTTCACTTTCCCCAATACTAGTATGGGTAGTTTTGCCACCTCAAATGTGTTTGTGGGCACAACCTCTCGATCTGTTGCAGCACCATCATTGGCATCATCTGGTACAGGAAGCCCCAGCACTCCTTTCGGTTCCTCTCCACTCTTTGGAACTGCAAGTTCATCAGCTAGTCTGGATAAATCTAAAGCACTAAGCAGCAGTACCCCTTTTAGTACCTCCCAGCAGGTCAGCATTGCAAGTTCTTCTGCAGCTCAGGACAAATCCAAAGCAGTGGGTAGCAGTAACCATTTTGGCTTTTCCCAGCAGTATGGCACTGCGAGTTCTTCAACTTCTCAGGATATATCTGTCTCTCAACCAGCAGTTCTTTTTGGGAATCAGAATGGCCACTTAGGAAATAGCAATTCCCAGTTCACACAGAATTCAGTGAATAATTTGAGCTTCGTGTCTCCAGAGAAGTCAGAGAATGGTAGCTCACAAAGTTTTGCAGATTCACAAGTTTGTTCGGCACCTTTGTGTTCTGGTCCTTTCAATTCAGGTACTGTGTTTCCTTGGGCAGCCGGTTCGGCTTCTGCTTTTGCTGCGACTGCTCCGCCATCTACTACAAGCTTAGGTTTTGGGTCCAGTCAAGCATCGTCAGCATCCCCAATGCTTGGCAGCAAATTGAGTACACCCGTTCCAGCTTCATTTGGCTTGCCAAATACTGGCTCTGCTACTTCACTTCTCAGCCCACCCCCAAGCGCTGTATTCTCATTCCCTTCATCGACTCCTTCAATACCAAATCCTTCACCCACAACACCATTCGGTGGTCCTACTTTACAGATCAATGGAGGGAACATGGCTGCAGACGGGAATGGGTCCCCCTTTCCGACAGCTTCGCCGTTTCTCTTGCCAAGCAGCTCGCCATCGACTCCAACATTCAGTACGCCTGCAACTCAGTTTTCTTCCAGTACATCATCCTCACCTGGCATCTTCGGATTTGGCCAGCAGAGTCAAGCTTCTTCAGGTGGTTTCTCGATGGGCCCTGGTGGTGGTAATGACAAGTCTGGCAGAAGAATTATCAGAGTTAAGAAAAGGAAATGA